Proteins found in one Bacillus subtilis subsp. subtilis str. 168 genomic segment:
- the yraE gene encoding putative spore coat protein (Evidence 3: Putative function from multiple computational evidences; PubMedId: 10066829, 22882546; Product type s: structure), protein MEYALHEVLEVQEMTAFKTLCLTKSKTMKALVSDPKLKEIMQQDVDITTRQLQEFASILSNAKQE, encoded by the coding sequence GAATACGCCTTACACGAAGTGCTTGAGGTTCAGGAAATGACTGCATTTAAGACACTTTGTTTGACGAAATCTAAAACAATGAAAGCACTGGTATCTGATCCGAAGCTGAAAGAAATCATGCAGCAAGATGTTGATATCACCACACGCCAGTTGCAGGAATTTGCCTCTATTTTATCTAATGCAAAGCAAGAATGA